Proteins encoded in a region of the Candidatus Moanabacter tarae genome:
- the hisC_2 gene encoding Histidinol-phosphate aminotransferase — translation MLNTYSELAKHTALARPVYEPGKPIEIVAREYDLDPDMILKMASNENPLGATPLGMKAALAMLDSVNLYPENSSLFLREALALKRGVSPDELVIGHGSSEIINLLAETYVDSETEVIVGEYAFFAYKLATIANGGRCIEVAMPNFQHNLKAIAEAVTSATRLIFLPSPNNPTGTANSESEVVELVESLPEHVILCFDEAYSEYLDDPPDLRALIKAGRKVICLRTFSKIYGLAGMRIGYGYCHRDLAEILNRVRFAFNVNSIAQAAALGALKDNSFVEHSRTINRAGIVQLEKGLDFLGLEWVPSKANFLLVRVENSKRVVDFLQMKGIIVRPLNGYSLSDYLRITVGTKGQNNRLLETLEECIDG, via the coding sequence ATGTTAAATACTTATAGCGAATTGGCCAAGCATACCGCTTTGGCTCGGCCGGTTTACGAACCTGGTAAGCCCATTGAGATTGTTGCTCGCGAATACGATCTTGATCCAGACATGATTCTCAAGATGGCTTCCAACGAAAATCCGTTGGGGGCTACACCTTTGGGCATGAAAGCGGCCCTAGCGATGCTGGATTCCGTTAATCTTTATCCTGAAAACAGTTCGCTTTTCCTGAGAGAAGCTCTGGCGTTGAAGCGAGGGGTTTCTCCAGATGAGCTCGTGATTGGCCACGGGTCGAGCGAAATTATTAATCTTCTAGCGGAAACTTACGTTGACTCTGAAACGGAAGTAATAGTGGGGGAATACGCGTTTTTTGCTTACAAGTTAGCGACCATTGCAAATGGAGGACGTTGTATTGAGGTAGCGATGCCCAATTTTCAGCATAATTTAAAGGCAATTGCTGAAGCTGTTACCTCTGCCACCCGGCTTATCTTTTTACCCAGTCCCAATAATCCTACGGGTACGGCAAATAGCGAATCGGAGGTGGTAGAGCTTGTCGAATCATTACCCGAACACGTGATATTATGTTTTGACGAGGCCTATTCTGAGTACCTCGATGATCCACCTGATCTTCGGGCGCTCATCAAGGCGGGACGAAAAGTTATTTGCCTCCGGACATTCTCTAAGATATACGGTTTAGCTGGTATGCGCATTGGTTACGGATATTGCCATCGAGACCTTGCCGAAATCCTTAATCGGGTTCGGTTTGCCTTCAATGTCAACAGCATAGCTCAAGCTGCTGCTCTAGGAGCACTAAAAGACAATTCCTTTGTTGAACATTCTAGGACGATTAACCGCGCAGGGATCGTCCAGCTTGAGAAGGGATTGGACTTTCTCGGGTTGGAGTGGGTTCCCAGTAAGGCAAATTTCCTTTTGGTTAGGGTTGAAAATTCGAAGAGAGTGGTTGATTTTCTACAAATGAAGGGCATCATAGTTAGACCATTAAATGGCTATTCGTTGTCTGATTACTTGCGTATCACGGTTGGCACCAAAGGGCAGAACAATCGACTTCTTGAGACCCTCGAAGAATGTATAGACGGTTGA
- the lipM gene encoding Octanoyltransferase LipM has product MSDDLLLLPPKEADAYTNMTDDLLMLENHPDLSALRFRHYQWVNPSYTFGFGQKQIEISEFLPDKDYDLCRRPTGGGLVDHYNDWTYSLVLPTSNPLFRGYPNRLYYLLHKTMTYALREVGQAAELAHFDQTELKSEVSDQTTEQVNLSICFKECRKFDVVDPKSGKKIAGAALKRNRFGLLAQGSIDRGAVKKELDWNQFQGTFTQGLGSEFNAVTKMTEHPNYDHRIALETRKYFASKQWNNRR; this is encoded by the coding sequence ATGTCCGATGACCTATTATTACTCCCTCCAAAGGAAGCTGATGCCTACACCAATATGACTGATGATCTCTTGATGCTCGAGAATCATCCTGATCTTAGTGCTCTTCGATTTCGACACTATCAATGGGTGAACCCCTCTTACACCTTCGGATTCGGGCAAAAGCAGATAGAGATTTCCGAATTTCTGCCAGATAAAGATTATGATCTGTGTCGTCGGCCTACTGGAGGTGGGCTAGTAGATCACTACAATGACTGGACCTATAGTCTTGTTTTACCCACTTCAAATCCCCTATTCCGTGGTTACCCAAATCGACTTTACTACCTTCTCCATAAAACCATGACCTATGCTTTACGGGAAGTGGGCCAAGCCGCTGAATTGGCCCACTTCGATCAAACAGAATTGAAATCTGAGGTCTCTGATCAAACGACGGAACAAGTAAATCTTTCTATCTGTTTTAAGGAATGTCGAAAATTTGATGTGGTGGATCCAAAATCCGGAAAGAAAATCGCCGGGGCAGCATTGAAAAGAAATAGATTTGGTCTTCTGGCACAAGGATCAATAGACCGGGGTGCGGTCAAAAAGGAATTGGACTGGAACCAATTTCAGGGAACATTCACGCAAGGACTGGGATCAGAATTTAATGCCGTTACCAAAATGACTGAACATCCGAATTACGATCATAGGATTGCACTCGAAACTCGCAAGTATTTTGCATCTAAACAGTGGAACAACAGAAGATAA
- a CDS encoding hypothetical protein (UPF0053 protein Rv2366c): MNLILYGFVFEIIGAVALLMLNALLVTFEFSVIKIRLSHFEDDAHERINQWKGPSRLLENAEKSVRVARLGTLLCTFGYAAAAFLLLEPFFASLNIYGYSISPALSGLISVILAVSLHYIVGDLVPRSLALTFPEHALRSSSWAIRVIGVITRPFFGPLHFLAGIVLKPFGAKPESDLDTLALEGQLRTLEESPEEFPVLPKILKNVIKMKDTKVQDILFPRNQVQFLDVEEDNEANLELMARSGHTRFPLCEGDLDNCIGLVHIKDVFHSTVDVSRIDLRRIKREMTQVDPQDPVEDVLQKLLLSKTHMALVRDDFGGTVGVVTMEQVIEELVGEIQDEFDAEETLIDQISHKEYRVSGLAPLRDVEDTFGVELENKDEVTTFGGLITVELGRIPKTSESLVLNDLEVRITEVDETRVISTTVKNLL; encoded by the coding sequence GTGAATCTTATCCTGTACGGGTTTGTGTTCGAGATCATCGGGGCCGTTGCATTATTGATGCTAAACGCCCTGCTGGTCACCTTTGAGTTTAGTGTCATCAAAATTCGGCTTAGTCATTTTGAAGATGATGCTCACGAGCGGATTAATCAATGGAAAGGTCCCTCTCGTCTGCTTGAGAATGCAGAGAAATCAGTACGAGTTGCACGTCTGGGGACGCTGCTCTGCACTTTTGGATATGCGGCGGCAGCTTTTCTCCTTCTGGAACCTTTCTTTGCAAGTTTAAACATCTACGGGTACTCGATTTCTCCAGCCCTCTCCGGCCTGATTTCGGTTATACTTGCAGTATCTCTCCATTATATAGTGGGGGATTTGGTTCCCAGAAGTCTTGCTCTGACTTTCCCTGAGCACGCATTGCGTTCATCTTCGTGGGCTATTAGAGTGATTGGCGTTATCACTCGACCGTTCTTTGGACCTCTTCACTTCCTTGCTGGCATTGTACTCAAGCCTTTTGGTGCCAAGCCGGAATCAGATCTTGATACCCTTGCTTTAGAGGGTCAGTTGCGGACTCTTGAAGAGAGCCCTGAAGAATTTCCAGTACTTCCAAAGATTCTGAAGAACGTGATTAAGATGAAAGACACGAAGGTTCAGGATATTTTGTTTCCTCGAAACCAGGTCCAGTTCCTCGATGTTGAGGAAGATAACGAAGCAAATCTGGAATTGATGGCCCGATCCGGGCATACCCGTTTTCCCCTGTGTGAAGGAGACCTAGATAACTGTATAGGCCTGGTGCATATAAAAGATGTGTTCCATTCTACTGTTGATGTAAGCAGGATTGATCTGCGCAGGATCAAGCGTGAGATGACTCAAGTCGATCCGCAGGATCCGGTGGAAGATGTCCTGCAGAAGCTCCTTCTGAGTAAGACTCATATGGCTCTGGTCCGGGATGACTTTGGCGGGACGGTCGGAGTTGTTACTATGGAGCAAGTAATCGAGGAGCTAGTGGGAGAAATCCAGGATGAGTTTGATGCTGAAGAGACCTTGATCGATCAAATTAGTCATAAGGAATACCGGGTATCGGGATTGGCTCCGCTTCGAGATGTCGAAGATACATTTGGTGTCGAGCTTGAGAACAAGGATGAAGTTACCACCTTTGGAGGACTCATTACGGTTGAGTTGGGCCGTATTCCAAAGACCTCCGAATCTCTTGTTTTAAACGATTTGGAAGTGCGGATCACGGAGGTCGATGAGACCCGCGTGATTTCTACAACAGTTAAAAACCTTCTATAG
- the aviRb_1 gene encoding 23S rRNA (uridine(2479)-2'-O)-methyltransferase encodes MEQLYIRSFQNPKVKALVRLKESRERRRKGRFIIEGRRELSRAMDCGITVEQVYYAPEYFGENEEVELGMRFSDFGMEVIRLSQAVFEKCSYRKSPDGLIGIGQERSQSLDNLPQSGCPFYLVVESIEKPGNLGALIRTADAAGVDAVLVADPVADLYNPNVIRASQGSVFRVFVTVGDRDACFNKLESLDVRILTVSPKSRIHYWNADLRQPIALVMGSEKEGLSEFWLENGGLGITIPMVGISDSLNVSAAAAIVLFEAVKQRNVR; translated from the coding sequence GAAGCTTCCAGAACCCGAAAGTGAAGGCGTTGGTGAGGCTCAAGGAAAGCCGCGAAAGGCGTAGAAAGGGCCGGTTTATTATCGAAGGAAGACGTGAGCTTTCCCGTGCAATGGACTGTGGAATCACGGTTGAGCAAGTCTACTATGCACCTGAGTATTTTGGTGAAAATGAAGAGGTTGAGCTAGGGATGAGGTTTTCCGATTTCGGGATGGAGGTAATCCGTCTATCTCAGGCTGTCTTCGAAAAATGTTCCTACAGGAAGAGCCCTGATGGTCTTATTGGGATTGGACAGGAGCGAAGTCAGAGCTTGGATAATCTTCCCCAATCGGGATGTCCTTTCTATTTAGTGGTTGAGAGCATTGAGAAGCCGGGAAATCTGGGAGCCTTGATTCGCACGGCTGATGCTGCCGGGGTCGATGCGGTTTTGGTAGCAGATCCGGTAGCTGACCTGTACAATCCGAATGTGATCCGGGCATCTCAGGGATCCGTATTCAGAGTTTTTGTAACTGTTGGTGATAGGGATGCTTGTTTTAACAAACTAGAATCTCTCGATGTAAGAATTCTGACTGTGAGTCCAAAGAGTCGGATCCACTATTGGAATGCAGATCTTAGGCAACCAATAGCTTTAGTCATGGGAAGCGAAAAGGAAGGCCTTTCAGAGTTCTGGTTGGAGAATGGGGGGTTAGGAATAACGATCCCAATGGTTGGAATATCTGATTCTCTGAATGTCTCGGCAGCAGCAGCCATCGTGTTGTTTGAAGCCGTTAAGCAGCGGAATGTTAGATAA